A single genomic interval of Oncorhynchus mykiss isolate Arlee chromosome 13, USDA_OmykA_1.1, whole genome shotgun sequence harbors:
- the LOC118938118 gene encoding zinc finger protein 883-like, translated as MRSLSYSPSNEEKDITVKQEVESGAVTVKEEEDTFRVKDEEDITVKQEVESGAVTLKEEEDTPAAKEEVDITVKQEVEGGAVTLKEEEKDTFRVNEEEDVTVKEEEDVVTLKLEEDVTVKEEEDVTVKEVGDVTVKEEEDVTVKEEEDVTVKEVGDVTVKEEEDVTVKEEEDVTIKEEEDVTIKEEGGVTVKGEDDSVFGVKEEWEMTVTSKEEEEPGYLGPVSQTHLKASNGSNDEPALINTRERSDYLGSSGEPQQPHDADDAEKSLSRSKHPKKHQQRPTGKRTHCCSDCGKSFVSSGHLKAHQRIHTGEKPYSCTQCGKSFTMSSKLTRHYRTHTGEKPYSCDECGKSFVTSSSLIIHRRAHTGEKPFICTQCGKSFTQSTSLISHQRTHTGEKPYSCAQCGKSFTHSTGLISHQRTHTGEKPYSCTQCGKSFTHSTGLISHQRTHTGEKPYGCVQCGKSFTTSSKRTVHHRTHTGEKPYSCNECGKSFTTSGSLTEHQKTHTGEKPFICTQCGKSFSQSTSLISHQRIHTGEKPYSCAQCGKSYTTSSKRTKHQRTHTGEKPYSCAQCGKSYTTSSKRTKHQKKHTGDTQVVL; from the exons ATGCggtcactaagctactctccttctaatgAAGAGAAGgatatcacagtaaaacaagaagtagagaGTGGGGccgttactgtgaaagaagaggaggacacgttcagagtgaaagacgaGGAAgatatcacagtaaaacaagaagtagagaGTGGGGCCGTTACtttgaaagaagaggaagacactCCTGCTGCTAAGGAAGAGGTGgatatcacagtaaaacaagaagtagagggtGGGGCCGTTActttgaaagaagaagagaaagacacGTTCAGAGTGaacgaggaggaggatgttactgtaaaagaggaggaggatgttgttACTTTAAAATTGGAGGAGGATGTTActgtaaaagaagaggaggatgttactgTAAAAGAAGTGGGGGATGTTActgtaaaagaagaggaggatgttactgtaaaagaagaggaggatgttactgTAAAAGAAGTGGGGGATGTTActgtaaaagaagaggaggatgttactgtaaaagaagaggaggatgttactataaaagaagaggaggatgttactaTAAAAGAAGAGGGGGGTGTTACTGTAAAAGGAGAGGATGATTCcgtttttggagtgaaagaggagtgggaaatGACTGTTACATCAAAAGAAGAGGAGGAACctggatatctgggcccggtttcccaaacgcatcttaaggcatccaatggttctaacgatgaaccggccctgattaacacta GAGAGAGAAGTGACTATcttggatcctctggggagcctcaacaacctcatgatgctgatgacgcagagaagagtctctccagatcaaaacaccccaagaaacaccagcagagacccacagggaagagaactcactgctgctctgactgtgggaagagttttgtttctTCAGGACATTTAAAagcacaccagagaatacacacgggagagaaaccttatagctgtactcaat gtgggaagagttttacgaTGTCTAGCAAGCTGACTCGACActatagaacacacacaggagagaaaccttatagctgtgatgaatgtggaaagagttttgtcACATCTAGCAGTTTGATTATACACCGGAgagcacacacaggagagaaaccttttatctgtactcaatgtgggaagagttttactcagtcaacCAGCCTGATAtcacatcagagaacacacacaggagagaaaccttatagctgtgctcaatgtgggaagagttttactcattcAACCGgtctgatatcacaccagagaacacacacaggagagaaaccttatagctgtactcagtgtgggaagagttttactcattcAACCGGCCttatatcacaccagagaacacatacaggagagaagccatatGGCTGtgttcaatgtgggaagagttttactacttCTAGCAAGCGGACAGTGCACcatagaacacacacaggagagaagccttatagctgtaatgaatgtgggaagagttttactacatctggcagtctgactgaacaccagaaaacacacacaggagagaaaccttttatctgtactcaatgtgggaagagtttttctCAGTCAACCAGCCTGATATCAcatcagagaatacacacaggagagaaaccttatagctgtgctcaatgtgggaagagttataCTACGTCTAGCAAGCGGACtaaacaccagagaacacacacaggagagaaaccttatagctgtgctcaatgtgggaagagttataCTACGTCTAGCAAGCGGACTAAACACCAGAAAAAacacacaggagacacacaggtTGTCCTCTAA